A genome region from Acidobacteriota bacterium includes the following:
- a CDS encoding cystathionine gamma-synthase, protein MKFATKAIHAGQEPDPRTGAVNVPVWLSTTFKQDGIGRFRDGYEYSRTDNPSRRSLEATLAALEEGKHALCYASGSAASAAVLDLLAPGDEMISTIDVYGGTYRMCRHVFEKYGIRFRFLDTADAGEILAAVTPNTRMIWVETPTNPLLNIHDIARLASGKPPQVLLVVDNTFATPCLQRPLSLGADIVVHSVTKYLGGHSDVVGGAVVTSRDDVAERLRFYQNAVGAVPSPFDCYLVQRGIKTLEVRMERHQRNAAEVARFLAGHAAVERVYFPGLPDHPGHDIARRQMKGPSGMVSFTLKGGRPAADRFFERVELFTLAESLGGVESLSCHPYTMTHGAIPPEEKLKIGITESLVRLSVGIEDVEDLIADLERGLAG, encoded by the coding sequence ATGAAATTCGCGACGAAGGCGATTCACGCGGGGCAGGAGCCGGATCCCCGCACCGGCGCCGTCAACGTGCCGGTGTGGCTGAGCACGACGTTCAAGCAGGACGGGATCGGACGCTTCCGGGACGGATACGAGTACTCGAGGACCGACAACCCGTCGCGGCGCTCGCTCGAAGCCACGCTGGCGGCGCTCGAGGAGGGGAAGCACGCGCTGTGCTACGCTTCGGGGTCGGCGGCGTCGGCCGCCGTGCTGGACCTCCTCGCGCCCGGGGACGAGATGATCTCGACGATCGACGTGTACGGCGGCACCTACCGCATGTGCCGCCACGTGTTCGAGAAGTACGGGATCCGGTTCCGCTTCCTCGACACCGCCGACGCGGGCGAGATCCTCGCCGCGGTGACGCCAAACACCCGGATGATCTGGGTCGAGACGCCGACGAACCCCCTCCTGAACATTCACGACATCGCCCGCCTCGCCTCCGGCAAGCCGCCGCAGGTCCTCCTCGTGGTGGACAACACCTTCGCCACGCCCTGCCTCCAGCGGCCGCTGTCTCTCGGCGCGGACATCGTCGTCCACTCGGTGACCAAGTACCTCGGCGGGCACAGCGATGTCGTCGGCGGCGCCGTCGTCACCTCCAGGGACGACGTGGCGGAGAGGCTGCGCTTCTACCAGAACGCGGTGGGGGCGGTGCCATCCCCGTTCGACTGCTACCTCGTCCAGCGGGGGATCAAGACGCTGGAGGTGCGGATGGAGCGCCACCAGCGGAACGCCGCCGAGGTGGCCCGGTTCCTCGCCGGCCACGCCGCGGTGGAGCGCGTCTACTTCCCGGGCCTTCCGGACCATCCCGGGCACGACATCGCGCGGCGCCAGATGAAAGGGCCGTCGGGGATGGTCTCCTTCACCCTGAAGGGCGGGCGCCCGGCCGCCGATCGCTTTTTCGAGCGCGTCGAGCTGTTCACGCTGGCGGAGAGTCTCGGAGGGGTGGAGTCCCTGAGCTGCCATCCCTATACGATGACGCACGGAGCGATTCCCCCGGAGGAGAAGCTCAAGATCGGCATCACGGAGAGTCTCGTGCGCCTGTCGGTGGGTATCGAGGATGTGGAGGATCTGATCGCCGATCTCGAGCGGGGGCTCGCCGGGTGA
- a CDS encoding aminotransferase class V-fold PLP-dependent enzyme: MNPAGRGMAGAPPLPKSLFDFGDGPLWVAHCAIGPVPRAAVRAVREHLEREARPWEISREHHFVGLPQRVRHEGARLFGGDAGDIALVPTTSAGLSRIAAGIDWRPGDEVLLPLGEFPANVWPWKALAPAGVSVREVPLWPGHRAGREAWATEPPPPGCDPEQALLDAISPATRLVSASWVRFQDGLVLDLARLGRGCAERNVPLVADAIQGAGTLPWPGGASAAACGGHKGLLAPQGLGLLWTEPSFRASLRPTGSWLSVEDAGDFARPVTDTERAWLEDGRRFEQGVPNLVGCAALAASLALVNDAGPERIAGHVRRLQRHLLGALADLPAWRDEAQRLLALLDEGRLGSILALHHRGRGARFLEETLERGRRLGVAATLREGYLRIAFHGWHDEEDVERIAAWLG; the protein is encoded by the coding sequence GTGAACCCCGCGGGGCGAGGGATGGCCGGGGCTCCGCCGCTGCCGAAGAGCCTGTTCGACTTCGGGGACGGGCCGCTGTGGGTCGCCCACTGCGCGATCGGACCGGTACCGCGCGCGGCGGTGAGAGCGGTCCGCGAGCACCTCGAGCGCGAGGCGCGGCCGTGGGAGATCTCGCGCGAGCACCACTTCGTCGGGTTGCCGCAGCGCGTGCGGCACGAGGGCGCCCGTCTGTTCGGCGGCGACGCAGGGGACATCGCGCTCGTGCCGACGACGTCGGCCGGCCTGTCCCGGATCGCGGCCGGGATCGACTGGCGCCCGGGGGACGAGGTCCTTCTGCCGCTCGGCGAATTCCCCGCCAACGTCTGGCCGTGGAAGGCGCTGGCGCCGGCCGGAGTGTCGGTTCGAGAGGTTCCGCTGTGGCCCGGACACCGCGCCGGCCGCGAAGCCTGGGCGACCGAGCCGCCGCCCCCCGGGTGCGATCCGGAGCAGGCGCTTCTCGACGCCATCTCGCCCGCGACGCGGCTCGTATCGGCGAGCTGGGTCCGGTTCCAGGATGGCCTCGTCCTCGACCTCGCGCGCCTCGGCCGGGGGTGCGCCGAGCGAAACGTCCCGCTCGTCGCCGACGCCATCCAGGGGGCGGGCACGCTGCCCTGGCCCGGGGGGGCGTCGGCCGCCGCCTGCGGGGGGCACAAGGGGCTGCTCGCCCCCCAGGGGCTAGGGCTGCTCTGGACCGAGCCGTCGTTCCGCGCATCCCTGCGCCCCACGGGGAGCTGGCTCTCGGTCGAGGACGCGGGCGACTTCGCGCGCCCGGTGACCGACACCGAGCGCGCCTGGCTCGAAGACGGCCGCCGGTTCGAGCAGGGGGTGCCGAACCTGGTCGGGTGCGCGGCGCTCGCCGCCTCGCTGGCGCTCGTCAACGACGCCGGTCCCGAGCGCATCGCGGGACACGTGCGCCGGCTCCAGCGCCACCTGCTCGGAGCTCTCGCGGACCTGCCGGCGTGGAGGGACGAGGCGCAGCGGCTTCTCGCCCTGCTCGACGAGGGTCGCCTCGGCTCGATCCTCGCCCTGCATCACCGGGGGCGGGGTGCCCGGTTCCTCGAAGAGACGCTCGAACGCGGGCGTCGCCTCGGCGTCGCCGCGACGCTGCGCGAGGGCTACCTCCGCATCGCCT